Proteins encoded together in one Entelurus aequoreus isolate RoL-2023_Sb linkage group LG20, RoL_Eaeq_v1.1, whole genome shotgun sequence window:
- the si:ch211-81a5.8 gene encoding uncharacterized protein si:ch211-81a5.8, with protein MDSILSLGAPFKHLRSTCVLDKSSPPKTGAKGRRSSFTRRTSISRRRSLPCSSQKVPDSWLRAYQAELKRERKRQQALLAKKNAERCVRKTHFRSHHCLARKNTTTRRAGATKKDDSLFGAFQGLSLNGVLGAVNGTPASGGGGDQCKVM; from the exons ATGGATTCTATCCTGTCACTGGGCGCCCCCTTCAAACATCTGAGGAGCACATGCGTGTTGGACAAGAGTAGCCCCCCAAAAACAGGAGCTAAAGGCCGCAGGAGCAGCTTCACGCGCAGGACTAGCATCAGCAGGAGGAGAAGTCTGCCCTGCAGCAGCCAAAAAGTCCCGGACTCTTGGCTGCGAGCGTATCAGGCCGAACTGAAGCGAGAGAG GAAAAGACAGCAAGCTTTACTGGCTAAGAAGAACGCTGAAAGGTGCGTCAGAAAAACACACTTCCGGAGCCATCATTGCCTGGCAAGG AAGAACACCACGACTAGAAGAGCAGGAGCAACGAAAAAGGATGATTCTCTCTTTGGAGCCTTCCAGGGTCTCAGTCTGAATGGAGTGCTGGGAGCCGTGAATGGAACTCCTGCTTCTGGAGGCGGAGGAGATCAGTGCAAAGTTATGTGA